The Tursiops truncatus isolate mTurTru1 chromosome 6, mTurTru1.mat.Y, whole genome shotgun sequence genome includes a window with the following:
- the NINJ1 gene encoding ninjurin-1 isoform X1, protein MDSRPEEYELNGDVRPGSLGSPDASDLIPRPPRWGRNQPINMNHYANKKSAAESMLDIALLLANASQLKAVIEQGPGFAFFIPLVVLISISLMLQIGVGVLLIFLVKYDLNNPAKHAKLDFLNNLATGLVFIIVVVNIFITAFGVQKPTMDMAPRQ, encoded by the exons ATGGACTCGCGACCCGAGGAGTATGAGCTCAATGGCGACGTGCGCCCGGGCTCGCTTGGCTCCCCGGACGCCTCG gACTTGATTCCTAGG CCACCCCGCTGGGGCAGGAACCAGCCCATCAACATGAACCATTATGCCAATAAGAAGAGTGCGGCCGAGAGCATGCTGGACATCGCACTGCTGTTGGCCAACGCCTCCCAGCTGAAGGCTGTCATCGAGCAGGGCCCTGGATTCGCCTTCTTCATCCCCCTGGTGGTCCTCATCTCCATCTCCCTCATGCTGCAGATTGGTGTGGGCGTGCTGCTCATCTTCCTTG TCAAGTATGACCTCAACAACCCTGCCAAGCATGCCAAGCTGGACTTCCTCAACAATCTGGCCACCGGCCTGGTCTTCATCATCGTCGTGGTCAACATCTTCATCACTGCCTTTGGCGTCCAGAAGCCCACGATGGACATGGCACCCCGGCAGTAG
- the NINJ1 gene encoding ninjurin-1 isoform X2 produces the protein MDSRPEEYELNGDVRPGSLGSPDASPPRWGRNQPINMNHYANKKSAAESMLDIALLLANASQLKAVIEQGPGFAFFIPLVVLISISLMLQIGVGVLLIFLVKYDLNNPAKHAKLDFLNNLATGLVFIIVVVNIFITAFGVQKPTMDMAPRQ, from the exons ATGGACTCGCGACCCGAGGAGTATGAGCTCAATGGCGACGTGCGCCCGGGCTCGCTTGGCTCCCCGGACGCCTCG CCACCCCGCTGGGGCAGGAACCAGCCCATCAACATGAACCATTATGCCAATAAGAAGAGTGCGGCCGAGAGCATGCTGGACATCGCACTGCTGTTGGCCAACGCCTCCCAGCTGAAGGCTGTCATCGAGCAGGGCCCTGGATTCGCCTTCTTCATCCCCCTGGTGGTCCTCATCTCCATCTCCCTCATGCTGCAGATTGGTGTGGGCGTGCTGCTCATCTTCCTTG TCAAGTATGACCTCAACAACCCTGCCAAGCATGCCAAGCTGGACTTCCTCAACAATCTGGCCACCGGCCTGGTCTTCATCATCGTCGTGGTCAACATCTTCATCACTGCCTTTGGCGTCCAGAAGCCCACGATGGACATGGCACCCCGGCAGTAG